A region of Oncorhynchus kisutch isolate 150728-3 linkage group LG29, Okis_V2, whole genome shotgun sequence DNA encodes the following proteins:
- the LOC109880101 gene encoding substance-P receptor has protein sequence MDLLLNMTDFYPSVNATNGSGLNDTEDYNQFVQPVWQIALWAVAYCSMVCVSMIGNLVVIWIILAHKRMRTVTNYFLVNLAFAEASMSAFNTVINFAYSVHNEWYFGLGYCRFHNFFPIAAVFASIYSMTAIALDRYMAIIHPLRQRLSSTETRVVIGVIWVLALLLAFPQYFYSATEQLPGRTVCYIQWPDYTNNTTMDFKKMYYLSVVLLYYFLPLCIMGCAYLVVGLSLWAGTIPGDSTHRYREQLIAKRKVVKMMIVVVCTFAVCWLPYHIYFLLQQFHPDPMQLFEWRYIQQVYLAVMWLAMSSTMYNPIIYCCLNDRFRAGFQQVFCWCPCVPAGSYEGLELKSTSYLQTQVSVYRASRTETSVSTVLQPTEEECCGAELPASTPISQTTLERDSMASQSAPNTPDSPVFLRPTHHGLVAQ, from the exons ATGGACTTGCTGTTGAACATGACGGATTTCTACCCTTCCGTTAACGCCACTAACGGCTCCGGTTTGAACGACACAGAAGACTATAACCAGTTCGTGCAGCCGGTGTGGCAGATCGCTCTTTGGGCAGTCGCCTACTGCAGCATGGTGTGCGTCTCCATGATCGGTAACCTGGTGGTCATCTGGATCATCCTCGCGCACAAACGCATGAGGACCGTGACCAACTACTTCCTG gTGAACCTAGCCTTTGCAGAGGCGTCCATGTCTGCCTTCAACACAGTGATAAACTTTGCCTACAGTGTCCATAACGAGTGGTACTTTGGTCTGGGCTACTGTCGCTTCCATAACTTCTTCCCCATCGCAGCTGTCTTCGCCAGCATATACTCCATGACCGCCATAGCACTGGACAG ATACATGGCTATCATCCACCCCTTGAGGCAGAGGTTGTCTTCGACAGAGACCCGTGTAGTGATCGGAGTGATCTGGGTGTTAGCTCTACTGTTGGCCTTCCCCCAGTACTTCTACTCAGCTACAGAACAGCTGCCTGGTAGGACTGTCTGCTACATCCAATGGCCCGACTACACCAACAACACAACCATGGACTTCAAGAAGAT GTACTATTTGTCTGTGGTGTTGCTTTACTATTTCCTGCCGCTGTGCATTATGGGATGTGCCTACCTGGTGGTGGGCTTGTCCCTGTGGGCGGGGACAATCCCTGGAGACTCCACCCACCGCTACCGAGAACAGCTCATCGCCAAACGCAAG GTAGTGAAGATGATGATCGTGGTGGTGTGTACGTTTGCAGTGTGCTGGCTGCCGTACCACATCTACTTCCTGCTCCAGCAGTTCCACCCTGACCCCATGCAGCTATTTGAGTGGCGCTACATCCAGCAGGTCTACCTGGCTGTCATGTGGTTGGCCATGAGCTCCACCATGTACAACCCTATCATCTACTGCTGTCTCAATGACAG GTTCAGAGCAGGCTTTCAGCAGGTGTTCTGTTGGTGTCCGTGTGTTCCTGCAGGCTCCTACGAGGGACTGGAACTCAAGTCCACCAGCTACCTACaaactcag GTGAGTGTGTACCGAGCCAGCCGGACGGAGACCAGTGTGTCGACGGTTCTGCAGCCCACTGAGGAGGAGTGCTGTGGGGCCGAGCTGCCAGCTAGCACCCCTATCAGCCAGACAACTCTGGAGCGTGACTCCATGGCCTCACAATCAGCCCCAAACACCCCCGACAGCCCTGTTTTTTTGCGGCCGACGCATCATGGATTAGTAGCTCAATAA